The following proteins are encoded in a genomic region of Synechococcus sp. CBW1002:
- a CDS encoding efflux RND transporter permease subunit has protein sequence MSPSNGFIVRPVLTTVCSLLIVIAGLISIPLLPVENLPDIAPPTVNVNASYTGADAITVEQGVTTVLEQQINGVENMDFISSNSSADGRSQITVSFASGTDGDINQVNVQNRVSLANPSLPEEVRQAGVVVNKASNSILLVYNFVSEDPAKITYSVETISGLLDQNLTDSIKRVPGVGDLTYFGERKLAFRLWLDPAKLTAFSLTSNDVVAALSSQNRLVPSGSVGGEPAPKGQEFTFTVQLQGRLLSVEDFSALIVKTTPEGGIVRLRDVGRASLGGENYALQATDIRGVPSVGLAVYQLSGSNALKTSEGVKAVLDEFQAVMPVGLKMEQIYDNTEFINASIQGVVDSLRDAVVLVVLILFLFLQDWKATLVPGIAIPVALIGTFALVNAFGFSLNQLTLFGLVLATGLVVDDAITVIEDTSTKKASGLTAARAAMATMDELFSAVIATSLVLFAVFLPVLFFPGATGTIYKQFAATIIFSVAISTFNALTFSPMLSALLLAQDSEPPGRRTYAIAGGSIGFIYGLMAGGSGVLPVLSAVVVGLFVGYVAKLLTGLPLRLPFTVGAAAVGLVFGGVETPLTVLIFAAAGLATGWFTPVIFRRFNGLYAGFEDRYKGLLGWALNRRILVMAVLAGGITLTGVAFSAIPGGFVPIEDQGYAIGFVQAPDGGSLQVTDRINRKVAEILRTEKDITAASVFSGASLDGNAPNKGLFFFGTRNWDDRQTREQEMGAIVGRLNQKMASQIQEARVFVVEPPAIPGYGTSGGFEFQLLDRSGGALNLQSFFQAAGTLIREANGSDLFQRVFTLFSPEAPQLAIDVDRDRLASLGVDFGDAMRSFSVNFGGSYVNDTFQEGKVRRVFVQADEDNRATPEKLKALYVRNASGDQIPLSEFFTVRSTQGPSVIPHFNLYRSIKIEGSPAAGKSSGQAINGMRQLFEAQSLQGLNFDWTGISREEVKAGSLAVVIFALGILVVYMVLAAQYESYTDPLIILMTVPTAMLGALTFLALRGEVLNIYAQVGLVMLIGLAAKNGILIVDLANQRMAEGATALDAARDAAQSRLRPIIMTAISSLFGFLPLVLASGAGARSQASLGTVVFGGLLVATVLSLLVVPVFYVVVKTLLAGGSTPSQPAPTLSGSDGA, from the coding sequence GTGTCGCCTTCCAACGGTTTTATCGTTCGCCCCGTGCTCACCACGGTCTGCAGCCTGCTGATCGTGATTGCGGGATTGATCTCGATCCCGTTGCTGCCGGTCGAAAACCTGCCTGACATTGCACCACCCACGGTGAACGTGAACGCGAGTTATACGGGTGCCGATGCGATCACGGTGGAGCAGGGCGTCACCACGGTGCTGGAGCAGCAGATCAATGGTGTGGAGAACATGGACTTTATCAGTTCCAACAGCTCTGCCGATGGTCGCAGCCAGATCACGGTGTCGTTTGCCAGTGGCACCGATGGCGATATCAATCAGGTCAACGTTCAAAACCGGGTTTCTCTCGCCAATCCCTCCTTGCCCGAGGAGGTGCGCCAGGCGGGAGTGGTGGTAAACAAGGCTTCCAACTCCATTTTGTTGGTCTATAACTTCGTCAGTGAAGATCCTGCCAAAATCACCTACAGTGTCGAGACAATCAGCGGGCTGCTGGATCAGAATCTCACCGATTCAATCAAGCGGGTGCCTGGGGTCGGAGATCTCACCTATTTCGGCGAACGTAAACTCGCCTTCCGCCTCTGGCTCGATCCCGCCAAGCTCACCGCGTTTAGCCTCACCTCCAATGACGTGGTCGCGGCCCTCAGCAGTCAGAACCGCCTGGTGCCCTCCGGAAGTGTGGGCGGCGAACCGGCGCCCAAGGGACAGGAGTTCACGTTCACTGTGCAGCTGCAGGGCCGCTTACTCAGCGTTGAAGATTTTTCGGCCCTGATCGTCAAGACCACCCCTGAGGGTGGAATCGTGCGGCTGCGCGACGTGGGTCGCGCCAGTCTGGGCGGCGAGAACTATGCCCTGCAGGCCACCGATATCCGCGGCGTTCCTTCCGTGGGCCTGGCTGTCTACCAGCTGAGTGGCAGCAACGCCCTCAAGACATCCGAGGGTGTGAAGGCTGTACTGGACGAGTTTCAGGCCGTGATGCCTGTGGGCCTGAAGATGGAGCAGATCTACGACAACACTGAGTTCATCAATGCCTCGATTCAGGGGGTTGTGGATTCCCTCCGCGATGCCGTGGTTCTGGTGGTGCTGATCCTGTTTCTGTTCCTGCAGGACTGGAAAGCCACCCTGGTGCCGGGTATCGCCATCCCTGTGGCCTTGATCGGTACGTTTGCCCTGGTGAATGCCTTCGGCTTCTCGCTGAATCAGCTCACTCTCTTCGGTCTGGTGCTCGCCACGGGTCTGGTGGTGGATGACGCCATCACCGTGATTGAAGACACCTCCACCAAAAAGGCTTCGGGCCTGACGGCGGCCAGGGCGGCCATGGCCACGATGGATGAGTTGTTCAGCGCGGTGATCGCCACCTCTCTGGTGTTGTTTGCGGTGTTTCTGCCGGTGCTGTTCTTCCCAGGAGCCACCGGTACGATCTATAAGCAATTTGCCGCCACGATCATCTTTTCGGTGGCGATCTCCACCTTCAATGCCCTCACCTTTTCGCCGATGCTCTCGGCGCTCCTGCTCGCTCAGGATTCTGAGCCTCCGGGACGGCGCACCTATGCGATCGCCGGCGGCTCGATCGGATTCATCTATGGCCTGATGGCTGGAGGCAGTGGTGTCTTGCCCGTGCTCTCGGCTGTGGTGGTGGGACTGTTCGTTGGCTATGTGGCCAAACTTCTCACAGGTCTGCCCCTGCGGTTGCCCTTCACGGTGGGGGCCGCGGCGGTGGGCCTGGTCTTCGGCGGGGTGGAGACCCCGTTGACGGTGTTGATCTTCGCGGCGGCGGGCCTGGCCACCGGTTGGTTCACCCCGGTGATCTTTCGCCGTTTCAACGGTCTTTATGCCGGCTTCGAAGACCGCTACAAGGGCCTGCTGGGCTGGGCTCTGAATCGGCGCATTCTGGTGATGGCTGTGCTGGCAGGGGGCATCACCCTCACCGGTGTGGCCTTCAGCGCCATCCCGGGAGGGTTTGTTCCGATCGAGGACCAGGGCTATGCCATCGGCTTTGTGCAGGCCCCCGATGGGGGCTCCCTGCAGGTCACGGATCGGATCAACCGGAAGGTGGCCGAGATCCTGCGAACCGAGAAGGACATCACGGCCGCCTCTGTGTTCAGTGGCGCCAGTCTGGATGGCAATGCCCCGAACAAGGGTCTGTTTTTCTTCGGCACGCGGAACTGGGATGACCGCCAGACCCGCGAGCAGGAGATGGGTGCGATTGTGGGACGGCTCAACCAGAAGATGGCCTCCCAGATTCAGGAGGCACGGGTGTTTGTGGTCGAACCACCGGCGATTCCGGGGTATGGCACCTCTGGAGGCTTTGAATTCCAGCTTCTGGACCGCAGCGGCGGCGCCCTTAACCTCCAGAGCTTCTTCCAGGCGGCGGGCACCTTGATCCGCGAGGCCAATGGCAGCGATCTCTTTCAGCGGGTCTTCACCCTGTTCTCCCCGGAAGCTCCCCAGCTGGCCATTGATGTGGACCGGGATCGCCTGGCATCCCTGGGAGTCGACTTCGGCGATGCGATGCGATCGTTCAGTGTCAACTTCGGTGGCAGCTACGTCAACGACACCTTCCAGGAGGGCAAGGTGCGGCGCGTCTTCGTGCAGGCCGACGAAGATAACCGTGCCACGCCGGAGAAGCTCAAGGCTCTCTATGTGCGCAATGCTTCAGGCGACCAGATTCCCCTGTCGGAGTTTTTCACGGTGAGGTCCACCCAGGGACCCAGTGTGATTCCCCACTTCAATCTCTACCGTTCGATCAAAATTGAGGGCAGCCCGGCTGCCGGCAAGAGTTCAGGCCAGGCGATCAATGGCATGCGTCAGTTGTTCGAGGCGCAGTCGTTGCAGGGCCTGAATTTCGACTGGACCGGCATCTCCCGTGAGGAGGTGAAGGCCGGATCCCTGGCGGTTGTGATCTTTGCCCTGGGAATCCTGGTGGTCTATATGGTTCTTGCTGCCCAATACGAGAGCTATACCGATCCCCTGATCATCCTGATGACGGTGCCCACCGCCATGCTGGGTGCCCTCACCTTCCTCGCCCTGCGCGGCGAAGTGCTCAACATCTATGCCCAGGTCGGCCTGGTGATGTTGATCGGCCTGGCGGCCAAGAACGGCATCCTGATCGTCGATCTCGCCAATCAGCGCATGGCCGAGGGGGCCACGGCCCTCGATGCCGCCCGCGACGCGGCCCAGTCGCGTCTGCGGCCGATCATCATGACCGCCATTTCATCGCTGTTCGGCTTCCTGCCCCTGGTGCTCGCCAGTGGCGCCGGGGCCCGCAGTCAGGCGTCGCTCGGCACGGTGGTGTTCGGTGGATTGCTGGTGGCCACGGTGCTGTCGCTACTCGTGGTTCCCGTATTTTATGTGGTGGTGAAGACGCTGCTGGCTGGTGGCTCCACCCCATCGCAACCCGCGCCCACCCTTTCCGGTTCCGATGGCGCTTGA
- a CDS encoding SulP family inorganic anion transporter, translating into MQPLHQGRPEWWKADLVAGITVAAYLIPQCMAYAELAGLPPISGLWAILPPLLLYALLGSSPQLSVGPESTTAVMTAAAIGPLAAGDPGHYAGLASLLALVVGGLCCLGAWGRLGFLADLLSKPILVGYMAGVAVIMITSQLGRICGLTLAADSIGGQIQELVQRHVEVHGPTLALAAAVLTFLVVLQRRWPSLPAPLLAVLLATAVVAALQLDRQGVAVIGPIPAGLPQLSLPLGETLPTLRSLLPTAAGIALVGYSDNVLTARAFAARNGYRIDANRELLALGAVNLGNGLLQGFPVSSSGSRTAIGDTAGSRSQVFSLVAFLVVILVLLALRPVLALFPKAALGSIVIYAALRLIDLGEFRRLRSFRSSEWQLALATLAGVLLTDLLTGVAVAVALSVIDLFSRLVRPNDAVLGEVPQLAGLHDIHDWAGARTLPGLVIYRYDAPLCFANADHFRRRALAAIEAETTPVAWFVVNAEAIVEIDISAADMLIELIQELRHRQIVLGLARVKQDLYGQLVRAGLLDAIGADHIFPTLSSARQEFLRSSPPACASAGVRDDVQTSGTEPAGSSRHE; encoded by the coding sequence ATGCAGCCGCTCCACCAGGGGAGGCCGGAGTGGTGGAAGGCCGATCTGGTGGCAGGCATCACCGTGGCGGCCTACCTGATTCCCCAGTGCATGGCCTACGCCGAGCTGGCGGGACTGCCCCCGATCAGCGGGCTGTGGGCCATCCTGCCGCCGCTGCTGCTCTATGCACTCCTGGGCTCCTCACCCCAGCTGTCGGTGGGGCCGGAATCCACCACGGCCGTGATGACCGCCGCCGCCATCGGTCCACTCGCTGCTGGCGATCCAGGCCACTACGCCGGGCTGGCCTCTCTGCTGGCCCTGGTGGTGGGTGGGCTCTGCTGCCTCGGAGCCTGGGGCCGGCTCGGATTCCTGGCCGATCTGCTCTCCAAGCCGATCCTGGTGGGCTACATGGCCGGGGTGGCGGTGATCATGATCACCAGTCAGCTGGGCAGGATCTGCGGGCTCACCCTGGCGGCCGATTCGATCGGTGGGCAGATCCAGGAGCTTGTGCAACGGCACGTGGAGGTGCACGGGCCCACCCTGGCGCTGGCGGCGGCGGTGCTGACCTTCCTGGTGGTGCTGCAACGGCGCTGGCCCAGCCTGCCGGCTCCCCTGTTGGCGGTGCTTCTGGCCACGGCAGTGGTGGCGGCTCTCCAGTTGGACCGTCAGGGCGTGGCGGTGATCGGCCCGATTCCGGCGGGGCTGCCCCAGTTGAGCCTGCCCCTGGGGGAGACGCTCCCCACACTCAGGTCCCTGCTGCCCACCGCGGCAGGCATCGCCCTGGTGGGCTACTCCGACAACGTGCTCACTGCCCGGGCCTTCGCAGCTCGCAACGGCTACCGGATCGATGCCAACCGGGAACTGTTGGCCCTGGGGGCTGTGAACCTGGGCAACGGGCTGCTGCAGGGCTTCCCGGTGAGCAGCAGCGGCAGCCGCACCGCCATCGGCGACACCGCCGGCAGCCGCAGCCAGGTGTTTTCCCTGGTGGCCTTCCTGGTGGTGATCCTGGTGCTGCTGGCCCTGCGGCCGGTGCTGGCGCTGTTCCCCAAGGCGGCCCTGGGGTCCATCGTGATCTACGCGGCGCTGCGGCTGATTGATCTGGGCGAATTTCGGCGGCTGCGCAGCTTTCGCAGCAGCGAATGGCAGCTGGCTCTGGCCACCCTGGCGGGGGTGCTGCTCACCGACCTGCTCACAGGTGTGGCCGTGGCGGTGGCGCTGTCGGTGATCGATCTGTTCAGCCGGCTGGTGCGGCCCAACGATGCGGTGCTGGGGGAGGTGCCCCAGCTGGCGGGTCTGCACGACATCCACGACTGGGCGGGAGCACGGACACTGCCCGGGCTGGTGATCTACCGCTACGACGCGCCCCTCTGCTTCGCCAATGCCGACCATTTCCGCCGCAGAGCCCTGGCCGCGATCGAGGCCGAAACCACACCGGTGGCCTGGTTCGTGGTCAATGCCGAAGCGATCGTGGAGATCGACATCTCAGCGGCAGACATGCTGATCGAGCTGATCCAGGAACTCCGCCATCGGCAGATCGTGCTGGGCCTGGCGCGGGTGAAACAGGATCTTTACGGCCAGTTGGTGCGGGCGGGCTTGCTGGACGCGATCGGTGCCGATCACATCTTCCCCACCCTGAGCAGCGCCCGGCAGGAGTTTCTGCGCTCCAGCCCGCCCGCCTGCGCCTCGGCCGGAGTCAGAGATGACGTCCAGACATCCGGCACTGAACCAGCCGGTAGCAGCCGTCATGAGTGA
- a CDS encoding efflux RND transporter permease subunit, whose amino-acid sequence MSLSDTFIRRPVLSTVCSILILMAGIISLPLLPIENLPNIAPPTIAVTANLPGADALTVESAVTGPLEEQINGAPGMDYITSNSTGQGVSQINVYFKPNTNADIDQVNVLNRVQTATAQLPEQVNAQGITVQQTASSYLLVYNLTSTKGQFDRNYLNGLFQLNLLYPLSRADGVGQVNVFGASDPAFRLWVDPLKLARFNLSINDVIDALSSQNQVVIAGSIGGPPSVPANRLTYPLLVNGNLETVQEFENLILAKGPGGSQTAEGSDGGLIRLSDVGRAEYAFQNFYQSAINAKTGYPCVGFGVIQLPGSNAISTAKSVDTVLKQFESTLPPGVRLEKVFDQTDFINGSIEAALDALRDAVVLVLLIIFLFLQDWKATAVPALALPIALLGALVFVKAFGFSINELTLLGIILATGLVVDDAIVVVEAVSARIEAGDPPFKAASNAMKELTGAILATALVLLAVFIPVTFFPGATGVIYRQFALTIVFSILVSTFNAITGKPLQSALLLGGGKTNPTGLKWTLIGAAIGGLYGYMVNAWVTMLLFGLLGALIGTFLQPIFKAFNAFFERLAAGYARLLDQVIRLRRLVVAVLLGGVVLTGIAFTAVPTGFVPTEDQGYGLGIIQLPPQASIEATMEVADKARKIIAEEPEVVSGELIGGTGFNGGAFNQAIFFFGLKPIEERTSPQQSAQAIIRRFNQKFREIPGAVVLSQSPAAVPGFSAQGGFSFQFNDLSNGGYTPTDLSKLSDQLIVKARATGDFFNIYTQFVSDAPVWRLDVDRDRMASLDINYGDAMATLGALAGGRFVNPTYEDGQYRQVYVQAEGESRSVVEDLANLYVTNGKGQQIPLSNVIQARLDSAPPIVSHFNLYRTVLIQGAEAIGKSSGQAIDSLSQAFSQLDFSNIGMDWSALSRSEVQAGSLAILVFALGIVVVYLVLSAQYGSYIDPLIILMTVPLAMLGALAFLVMRGQVNNVYAQVGLVTLIGLAAKNGILIVDLANQRLERGESIPAAASGAARSRLRPILMTAMAALAGFFPLVIADGAGALSQRSLGSVIFGGLLVATVLSLFVVPSFYVLMKNLERDWFPASADTSDPLADDPVPAVQPPVPPQPSP is encoded by the coding sequence ATGAGCCTCTCGGACACCTTTATCCGCCGCCCGGTGCTCAGCACCGTGTGCAGCATCCTGATTCTGATGGCTGGCATCATCAGCCTGCCGCTGCTGCCGATTGAGAACCTGCCCAACATCGCGCCGCCCACCATTGCGGTGACAGCCAACCTGCCGGGTGCCGATGCCCTCACGGTGGAAAGTGCCGTGACCGGACCTCTGGAGGAGCAGATCAACGGGGCGCCGGGGATGGATTACATCACCTCCAACAGCACCGGCCAGGGGGTGAGCCAGATCAATGTCTATTTCAAGCCGAACACAAACGCCGATATTGATCAGGTCAATGTGCTCAACCGGGTGCAGACGGCCACGGCCCAGCTGCCTGAGCAGGTCAATGCCCAGGGCATCACGGTGCAGCAGACGGCGTCCAGTTACCTGCTGGTCTATAACCTCACCTCCACCAAAGGCCAGTTCGACCGCAACTATCTCAACGGTCTGTTTCAGCTCAACCTCCTCTACCCCCTCAGCCGTGCCGACGGGGTGGGCCAGGTCAATGTCTTTGGAGCCAGCGATCCTGCCTTTCGCCTCTGGGTCGATCCCCTCAAGCTGGCTCGCTTCAATCTCAGCATCAATGATGTGATTGATGCCCTCAGCTCCCAGAACCAGGTGGTGATCGCCGGCAGCATCGGCGGCCCCCCTTCGGTTCCGGCCAATCGCCTCACCTACCCGTTGCTGGTCAACGGCAACCTGGAAACGGTCCAGGAGTTTGAGAATCTCATCCTGGCCAAAGGCCCGGGCGGGAGCCAGACAGCTGAGGGATCGGATGGCGGCCTGATTCGCCTGTCTGATGTGGGCCGTGCCGAATATGCGTTTCAGAACTTCTATCAGTCAGCGATCAACGCCAAGACCGGTTATCCCTGTGTTGGGTTTGGCGTGATTCAGCTGCCCGGTAGCAATGCGATCTCAACCGCCAAATCGGTGGATACTGTTCTGAAGCAGTTTGAAAGTACCCTGCCTCCAGGTGTGCGGCTTGAAAAGGTCTTTGATCAGACTGACTTCATCAATGGCTCCATCGAAGCGGCGCTGGATGCCCTGCGCGACGCCGTTGTGCTGGTGCTGTTGATCATCTTCCTTTTCCTTCAGGACTGGAAGGCCACGGCCGTGCCTGCCCTGGCCCTGCCGATCGCCCTGCTCGGCGCCCTTGTCTTCGTAAAGGCGTTCGGATTCTCGATCAACGAACTCACCCTGCTGGGGATCATTCTCGCCACCGGCCTGGTGGTGGACGACGCCATCGTGGTGGTGGAAGCAGTCTCGGCCCGCATCGAAGCGGGCGACCCGCCGTTCAAGGCGGCCTCGAATGCGATGAAGGAACTCACCGGAGCCATCCTGGCCACCGCCCTGGTGCTGCTGGCTGTGTTCATTCCGGTCACCTTCTTTCCTGGGGCGACTGGCGTGATCTACCGCCAGTTTGCCCTCACGATCGTGTTTTCAATCCTGGTGTCCACCTTCAATGCGATCACTGGCAAGCCATTGCAGTCGGCGTTGCTTCTCGGAGGCGGCAAGACCAATCCCACCGGATTGAAGTGGACCCTGATTGGAGCCGCCATCGGTGGCCTTTACGGCTACATGGTGAATGCCTGGGTCACAATGCTGCTCTTCGGATTGCTGGGTGCCCTGATCGGCACCTTCCTGCAGCCGATCTTCAAGGCCTTCAACGCCTTCTTTGAGCGCCTGGCTGCCGGCTATGCCCGGTTGCTTGACCAGGTGATCCGCCTGCGGCGTCTGGTGGTTGCTGTTCTGCTCGGTGGCGTGGTGCTCACGGGCATTGCCTTCACGGCCGTTCCCACCGGCTTTGTGCCGACGGAAGACCAGGGCTACGGGCTCGGCATCATCCAGCTTCCGCCGCAGGCTTCGATCGAAGCCACCATGGAAGTTGCTGATAAGGCCAGAAAAATCATCGCCGAAGAACCGGAAGTTGTCTCTGGTGAGTTGATTGGTGGAACCGGATTCAATGGTGGAGCCTTTAACCAGGCCATCTTCTTCTTCGGTCTCAAGCCGATTGAGGAACGCACCTCTCCACAGCAATCGGCGCAGGCGATCATCCGTCGCTTCAACCAGAAGTTCCGTGAGATTCCCGGCGCCGTGGTTCTCTCCCAGTCTCCCGCCGCGGTGCCTGGGTTCAGCGCCCAGGGGGGATTCTCGTTTCAGTTCAACGACCTCAGTAATGGTGGCTATACGCCCACCGATCTCTCCAAGCTGTCTGATCAGCTGATCGTCAAGGCGCGGGCCACGGGGGATTTCTTCAATATCTATACTCAGTTCGTCAGTGATGCACCGGTCTGGCGGCTGGATGTGGATCGCGATCGGATGGCCTCGCTCGATATCAACTATGGCGATGCCATGGCCACTCTGGGGGCCCTGGCGGGAGGCCGCTTCGTGAATCCCACCTATGAAGATGGCCAATACCGGCAGGTGTACGTGCAGGCCGAAGGAGAGAGCAGGAGTGTGGTGGAGGATCTGGCCAATCTCTATGTGACCAACGGCAAGGGTCAGCAGATCCCTCTCTCCAATGTGATTCAGGCCCGGCTGGACAGCGCTCCGCCGATTGTCAGTCACTTCAACCTGTATCGCACCGTGCTGATCCAAGGGGCCGAGGCGATCGGCAAGAGCAGTGGTCAGGCGATCGACAGCCTGTCGCAGGCATTCAGCCAGCTTGATTTCAGCAACATCGGTATGGATTGGTCAGCCTTGTCCCGCTCCGAGGTGCAGGCCGGTTCCCTGGCGATCCTGGTCTTCGCCCTTGGCATTGTGGTGGTCTATCTGGTGCTCTCCGCCCAGTACGGCAGCTACATCGATCCGCTGATCATCCTGATGACCGTGCCACTGGCGATGCTGGGGGCCCTGGCCTTCCTGGTGATGCGCGGGCAGGTGAACAACGTCTATGCCCAGGTTGGGCTGGTCACCCTGATCGGCCTCGCTGCCAAGAACGGCATCCTGATCGTTGATCTGGCCAACCAGCGCCTCGAGCGGGGCGAATCGATCCCGGCGGCGGCCAGCGGCGCGGCTCGATCCCGCCTTCGCCCGATCCTGATGACGGCCATGGCGGCTCTGGCGGGCTTTTTCCCCCTGGTGATCGCCGATGGAGCCGGTGCTCTGAGTCAACGCTCCCTGGGATCGGTGATCTTTGGTGGCCTGCTGGTGGCCACTGTGCTCAGCCTGTTCGTGGTGCCCTCGTTCTATGTCCTGATGAAGAACCTCGAGCGCGACTGGTTTCCCGCCAGCGCCGACACCTCCGATCCTTTGGCCGACGATCCCGTACCCGCCGTGCAGCCCCCGGTTCCGCCTCAACCGTCGCCCTGA
- a CDS encoding efflux RND transporter periplasmic adaptor subunit, protein MVLALPLQACSPPKPPPPQAPLVQIEQPTPRTFNDQATYQSTLEAIRDLKLAAEIDGRIVAMPMREGQSVSQGQPLFRLDQVQQRAEVDAAASEARRDLVNAQRFIFLNEQGAVSTLQRDYYVTQALTSRDKLIGQQATLAYKDVVAPIAGQVGSIAFKLGDFVRAGTVVTTVIDNSVLWVRLDVPASQAWRVRRGLPVILQLPDQQGQLARGSLTFVAPSVDKTSQTLLTKATFDNRDGLLRNGQRVSATLVFAQEPLLSIPERAVLLQAGKTFVFLALPAAEASRRLGRPLASQPPSGALVAVQVPVRVGTLQQGRFALLEGLQSSDRFILGNLAQLRSGSVVRTTPAGSARP, encoded by the coding sequence GTGGTCCTGGCGTTGCCCCTGCAGGCGTGCAGCCCACCGAAGCCACCGCCACCGCAGGCGCCCCTTGTTCAGATCGAGCAGCCCACACCACGCACGTTCAACGATCAGGCCACTTATCAGAGCACCCTTGAGGCGATCCGGGATCTGAAGCTGGCGGCTGAGATTGATGGGCGGATCGTGGCGATGCCGATGCGGGAGGGGCAGAGCGTCAGCCAGGGCCAGCCCCTCTTCCGCCTGGATCAGGTGCAGCAGCGAGCCGAGGTGGATGCGGCGGCCTCGGAGGCCCGCAGGGACCTGGTGAACGCCCAGCGCTTCATCTTCCTGAACGAGCAGGGAGCTGTCTCCACCCTGCAACGTGACTATTACGTCACCCAGGCCCTCACAAGCAGGGACAAGCTGATCGGCCAGCAGGCCACCCTGGCCTACAAGGATGTCGTCGCACCGATCGCCGGCCAGGTCGGCAGCATCGCCTTCAAGCTGGGTGACTTCGTGCGGGCCGGCACCGTGGTGACCACGGTGATCGATAACTCCGTTCTCTGGGTGCGTCTTGATGTGCCGGCCTCCCAGGCCTGGCGGGTGCGCCGAGGACTGCCTGTGATCCTGCAACTACCGGATCAACAGGGGCAGCTGGCCCGGGGCTCTCTCACCTTCGTGGCCCCCTCGGTGGACAAGACCAGCCAGACCCTGCTGACCAAGGCCACGTTCGACAACCGCGATGGCCTGCTGCGCAACGGGCAGCGGGTGAGCGCCACGCTGGTGTTTGCCCAGGAGCCCCTGCTCTCGATTCCAGAACGTGCGGTTCTGCTGCAGGCAGGCAAGACGTTTGTGTTCCTGGCACTGCCGGCGGCCGAGGCCAGCCGTCGACTTGGCCGTCCCCTGGCGAGCCAGCCCCCATCGGGCGCTCTGGTGGCTGTGCAGGTGCCGGTGCGGGTGGGCACTCTGCAGCAGGGACGCTTTGCGTTGCTGGAGGGATTGCAGAGCAGTGATCGTTTCATCCTCGGCAACCTGGCCCAGCTGCGTTCCGGCTCGGTGGTGCGCACGACTCCAGCGGGGTCCGCACGTCCATGA